The genomic stretch TGCTTTTGAATAGATCACAATCAAGCTTAAATACAAAACCAACAACACAAGGTATTACAAATGTTAAACCACCAAGTTTGCCAAAGTCAAATTCAAGTTTGGGTTTTTCTGTTGTACTGGATCAGCCCACAGAACAGCAAAAGCAACTTCCTCAACCATTTGTGGTACATAATGAGCAGGTGTTACCGGTTAAAAGAAAGCTATTACAGGATACAAAAGATGAGCTTTCACAAAACAGTAAAAGAGTTAAACTTGAGAAAAAAGAGTCAAATGCTAATACATTTACGGATTCATTAACTAAGCCAACTCAAAATGTTTTGGCTcatgttgatgatttgcAAACTACTATCTCATCAAAAACTGATCAACTAAATTCGTCTAATTTAACTCATAACGACATTAACCGGAATAATGTCGATCCTGTGAAACGCAATCTGCGTTTGAAAgctattgatgatttagtAGAATCTCATTGGCAAGACCCAATAGAAACTATTCCAGAAACTGTTGGAGCAGAGAACAATAACGGAGAGCAGcttgaagaattggataTAAAGTTCTTTTCGACTCCGAATGAGAGTTTTGATATTGGTGACTTGGATGAAAATCATTTGGCAAATAATGAACAAAAGTTGTCTTTGGAATTGGACTTTGAAGATGAAAGTAATGTTGGAGAAATACCAATTATTGAAGGTATTGATGAGGAAATTGGTTTAACTAGCGATGATTTGGATAATTTATTAGGATAAATATCTATATACAGAAATAtaattactattatttttttttaagcTTTTGGGTTTGGGTGCTATTCATATATTGAGTATTTACATGGTATTATTGTTGGGCACATGATTGCTCGTACCCCTGTTGTTCATACTTTCTATCCTGATTGTACTTGGGTAACTGATTGGAATCTATAATCGAAAAATCAGTAAATAACTCGATACTTGCTTCTGGAACATCAacctctttttcttcttgagTGAGCTTAGTTGGAAGAATATTTCTGATTTTGGTTAAATCATTCTTTTCAACATACCAGTTATCACGTGGGAATTCAATCTCGACCTTCAAGTATAAGTCCCCTTTAGAAGAATCCGTAGAATTGAACCATGATTTTTTGGGTGTGCTTTTAGGCATCCCTTCGCCAGGCAACTTCAAATAATCGCCAGGTCTGATCACCTTTCCTTTTGGAgttgttatttttatcCCCCTTCCATCCAAGTGAACTGCCACAAGCTTGGAAAACCCGCATATAGAGTCCACTAACGGTACTTTGACTTTGATATACAAATCGTCATCTTTTCTGGTAAACACTTTATGTGGTTTGCATTTGTATTCCAATATGACATCACCAGTAACTTTTCCTGGAAATTGATCGGATTCTCCATTTTTGTATATAAGCCCATGGTCAGGGGAACCTTTAGGGATCTCAAACTctaatatttttgtttcttcaataaCTCTTGCACCATGGCATAATTTACATTTATCTTTGGTTCGATATATCTTCCCAATTCCTTGACATGTAGAACAATCAACATATGTCTGTGCAACCATGCCAGGCCCAACACGCTTTATTTTTCTAACTTGTCCTTCTCCCTTACAAGTAGAGCATTGTTTTGAGACCACTGATGACGATTTAACGCCTGATCCTTTACACTGAGTGCAAATAATATTCCTGGTTGATGTGGTTTTGATAACTTTACCTTTGTATAGATCTTCTAAAGTCAAGTCAACCTCTATATGTGCATCCTCGGTtctgtttgtttttgtctGGTGACGGGCacctccaccaccattcatgttattgaagaaattataaAAGTCATCACCACCATATTCGTTAAACTGGGCACCTGCACCTGCACCgtaaaattgatcaaaagGATTTCCTGCGAATTCAAAATCGGGCATTCCATTTAATCCATCGGTAGTACCATATCTATCATACTCATCTCTCTTTACGtcatcaatcaatatttcGTATGCAAATGATATCTCTTTGAATTTTGTTTCAGAGTATTCTCGTTCTTCTTCCGCCACTTTATCGGGATGATATTTTAAAGCTAGTTTTCTGTATGCTTTCTTAATCTCCGCATTAGTGGCTGATCTATCTATTTCAAGAACATCGTATAGATCTGTTTCTAGCATATCGAATGGAATAGGGCGGTAGTGTGCTGTCTTGAATAGTCTGTCCTCTGTtctttatattattttttttgttttcttttttttttttcattatgtGGTTTAGTTTGTCTCTTTcctttgttttgtttagttttatattttttaatgtCTTTGGCAAAGTCACACTATCAATCTCGTTAACTGTTTCATCATTTCATATACAtgataaataatatttaaaaaaaataattggcACAACGTCACATTAATTACGATGTACAGATGATTGACTTTATTACATGCATACTTATTAACAAATTgggaaaaacaaaatttgttgaaaaaaaatgacGACACGAGCAGGGTTCGAACCTGCGCGGGCAATGCCCAAAGGAACCTGCATCCTTCGCCTTAACCACTCGGCCATCGTATCGTTGCAACTACCCGGAGGCAAGCACGAATGATTATGACAATTGATGTATGCTGACGATTAGCATCTTTTGTTTGGTGTTTCAACTAGTAAATTTGAGTTTAATCAATTAGGAAAGCATTTTAATATTGTTTTCTAGCTAAACTATAATGGAAGGATATGAATTTGGTGTGCAAAGGTGCTCATTCGATGTGATATCATTTATAGCGTATCACGTGACGTTTTTTGTGGACTACATTACAGACAACGATTGCATACATATTTCTTCCAGTTATAAGCTTAAATGTAGAGTTTCTAATATCAAATACATCTGTGCTTAGTTGTTATTGCTTTTGGGGATCATTTAgcaaaattttctttttagttaAAATTTGGATTACATTTGCAACCAAAAAAGTTTCCTAGTGAATTCAACTCCACATTGAGACATAACAGCTTTACTACTTCAGACTTAAAGTAAATATAATTAGAGAATAATCTAGCAAATAACGTATTTATAGCAATACTATTCAGCTGTCAAATACGAGCATCTTCTAACATCAAACCTATGTAGTCAACTTATTGTAGTGGCATTCGATCATTGTTAAAGTGACCAAACTTGATGACCGATAGtttattttctaaattaatAAGCAGAGATCCAGCTAAGCAACCAGACTCTACAACAGACAAGTAAAAAAGGATGTGAAAACTTATTAATCTGATATAATTTGCCAAGTTCTAAACACGGGTCACGTGACAAATTTGTTGCAACTGGAAACAAACAGCCACTGGTTCGAAATGGATGTAATAATTtcccttctttttttgactAAATACTCTCTAACATACAACATAcgttttttcaaaacttaTCAAGAGTTAGAAAAATGTAGTAGGAAACCTGTGCCTTATTTCGTTAGTTCTTCCTTTCAAAATAGTAACACAAAACTCGACAATCTCTGATAAAACGTCATATCagttgattattattgccACGTCGTGTGAAACGGCTCAATTCTATATATAGGAGAAAGTCTCGTTGGAATTGGTTGGAACGAACAACtaacgaaaaaaaaaaatggaaaaagaaaaacaccTCCCGTTCAGAGTTTTTTTGCTGTTTAATCAAGATATCACTTTCCACGAAATTacaattcaataatggtATGTTACAAGAGAATGTTCTACTtttcaaatgataaaaGCTAAGACCAATCAACTACGTTAGCATTTTGTCATAAACAATTGAGTGAGATTTATAGGACGGAAAAACTAACAACAGCAATCTATAGTCAAGATCTGGGTATGTGCCACAATTAAATATATGATTATAAATAtcagtttcttttttacttcttacaatcaattgaatactAACTAGTTGtgtctttctttcttttttttagtgtTACTGTTGCTGACGAATCCTTAACTGCAttcaatgatttaaaattggGCAGAAAATACAAATTTGTTATATTCACcttaaatgatgaaaaaacCCAAATTGTCGTTGAACAAACCTCAACTGAACAAGAATACGATGCATTCTTAGAAAAATTACCAGAAAATGAATGTAGATATGCTGtttatgattttgaatacgacattggtggtggtgaagGTAAAAGATCCAAAATTGTCTTTTTCACTTGGTCCCCAGACACCGCTCCAGTCAGAGCAAAGATGGTTTACGCTTCCTCCAAGGATTCTTTGAGAAGAGCATTGAATGGTGTTGCTGCTGATGTTCAAGGTACTGACTTTTCTGAAGTTGCCTATGACGCCGTTCATGAAAAGGTCAGTAGAGGCACCCATTAGATATGAAATGTGTACTTTCCTCCCCTCCTTGTTTTTCCATCACGCTTTCTTGTAACTTTAAGTCTATGgcaataaaataaatttgtctttttttttttcattgtaTTATGAAATATGCTGTAGATAAGCAGATAGTTGTAGctatatttataaatacaaaaaattaagtATTGTATAGCAGTTGCAAAACAATTGTTCAACAcgattgttgttgttattgtctCTCTTTTTCTACCAAATAATTGGCTATATAgataaaattcaaatatggCAAGAGAAATAACTTGTAAGTCCAATtaaaccaccaccactgcCGCCACCTATCTAAAAGTTTGCCCAATCAGGACAAAACTATGTGACAGAAAGAAGTAGGAATAAAAAAAGTCTCTCTTAATcctaacaaaaaaaaaaaaatttaacagaatcaaaacaaaaaaaaaaacattgtACCACTTTCACTCATTCCTAATTTCTTacatatttgataaatcttGTTAAGGGAGGATAATTTACTGCATAGAAGTATCCCTGCTACCAAgatatatacatatattaATTTGATAAGATCAGTTTACTATAACAATCCCAGAAtacttttgatattgaagagAAGTAGATTTTGAGTTATCAAGGGATAGAAtaactaatttttttttttttgcttttctGGAAATATTCAAAGGTTAGGGTTAAGTATCAACAAACCACAAGGATTGTACAATTACCCCCGTCCAATTTGGATTGAtaattccttttttttttccctaTATCACAATATGTCATCAAAACTCCCTAGAGCAACTCTAGCTCAGAAATTGCAAATAATAGATTATTATCATAAATCAGATAGGCCACAACTGGAAACAGTCGATAAATTTAAGAATGAGGTTTCAATTTCGACATCTTCATTTAGTGAATGGTTAAGAAATGAACCAGAATTAAGGAAAAGATACAATCAAGCAGATTTCAAGTTCTCTAAAAACagcaaaagaaaagtgaaattcaaatatgGAGAAATAAATAAGGCAATGGATAAATTGGTGACTGGGATGATAGAAAGGAACGACCCTATTACTGAACCAATACTAAGACAACATTGGGCAGTATATGCGCATCAGTTTGGAGTTGATGATCCAAAGAGGTTACACAGTTTTAGTCATGGTTGGCTTAGTCAGTTTAAAAAACGACATGGAATCAATAAGAAGTCAAAAAATGGTTCTCAAAGAAATACAACAAATGGTGCACCCAGAGATGACAATGTAGGTGCTtctgattcaattgatatacAAGATAACGCTGAAGAAGAGAATGAAACAAATAGCTATCAACCATTGGACGACCCCGAGGTAGAAGTGCCTGCAGTggaaaaccaaaattatGACCCAAAGTTTTCCAGCATTAGCCATGAACACAATATTCGGAATCCAACTGAAAATAACAATGAGCCAAGAACGAAAAAGTCAAGATTAAATGGTCGAAACAATGTGTCACAGCTTGAAGCGAATTCGAATTATGATTTGTTAGCTCAACAACGACAGCATTCACAACCACCATCGCTACTACCCTCACCGTCCCCCAACTCTGACCATTCTCATCAATCACAACAATTCATGGATCACCGACGTCGAAAGAGACGCCAACTGCCACAAGAACAACAGCAAGAACAAGACCAGCAAGAGCAACCACAACaagcaccaccaccaccgtcacaacaacaacaacagacAAGATTACAAGATGATCAGAATTCAGAAAATGCACATAGAAACAACCAGGAACATTACATTCAACATGGGAATTCAAATGTTAGAAATGAGACTCAACTACTTCAAGAACAACAGAAACAActacaaaaatcaaaacaacaaccaacagGTACAGATACTGTTCCTAGAAATCAGTTTAGACCACAACAAGGTCTCAGTTTTAGTCACAGTAATTCCCCGATTATGGGCTTTGGGATGGATAAACACAATCTGCAATTACAAACCCAATATCAAAAGAGTCATCGCCATGGGGTCAATCAAAcgaattcaatttcaggAGATATACAAAATCCTAGTCCTGAACAAGATTTTAGAAATAGTTTGATAAACAACAATGGAAATAATAACACCGTCAATTATAGTCCCAATCAACTTTATAAAGAACAAAGacaattattgaatgatgattattcatcaacaataaccAAATCTAACGATTCAAGAGGTTCCAGAGCAATTTCCACTAATGATGGCACCGAAACAGAAGTCAGTACAAACCAGGCATTATTAACTGGTAGAATgccagaagaagaaaccaAGGCCGCCAgtgaattaaataatatcaTCCATCCAATCACCGCAACGGATATGGAGAGGTTTATCTATATGTTTGCTGATAGATTTTTCCATATACATCAACATGAGTATCCACAAACAGTAAAAGTTTTCCAAGAATTCAAACTGTCATTTTTTAACGAAAGGATTATGAATAATAGAACACCAAAGCAACTACAGCAGCAGGCAACTATCTCTCAACATTCGCAACTGCAACAATCACAATTACAACAGCCCCAACAACTATCGCCTTCTATGCAGCCAACacaacaaatacaacaacCAATGATTTACCATCACAATAGTAGTCgtcagcaacaacagcaacatAATAGAAATGCAATGTCTTCGCAATTACCAGCTCTTGTTGCTGCAACTACTAGTTTGgtcaataataatacacCAAATATGTCGCAAAAGAATGCTAATTCTACCATGGTCTTGAACACACATTCAAATACACACcaaagacaacaacaacaacaacagcagcagcagcaacagcatcacgaacatcaacaaccacCAACTTTACCTGCTCCATTGCAGAAAATTGACAATTCAaagaatcaacaattaGTAATGTCGCCATCTCCAATGGATACATTAGTACAACTTCAATTACGTCAACAAGGCACACAAAGTAGCttacaacagcaacaacagcaacagcagcaacaacaacaacaaatttcaaattttgatgattattTACGGTCAATGAATGCACAAACTTTGTTAAATGCCCAATCAAATTCTACAAGAAATAATGGGCTAAATGAAGTGAATCTAGATAGAAATCAAAGGATGTCAAAACCATGACTTAATAAAGtgtattattaaaaataagaTGTATATCTAATTGTATTGTTAATTTAAGTAACGTATTTTAATGTACACCGATAACTCACTATTATGAACTGAAACTAATTAGACCATCCGCcgaccaccaccaccaccactaaaAGGTAATTatcaccaataataataccattttatttaaaatttttatgTATCCATTTTTCCTGCATTAGAGTGAAGAagtaaaatcaatttcattgttactaacaatttcattatgtccaccatcaccaacaccaccactatTAACTCTATtatcaacttcaacttgAATCAATGgattatctttttcattatcattggtttcatttttaCAATCACATAAATTACAATcatttaaacaattttcctttttctttttttcaatatgaacattttcaatattattagttAATTTTTCTATAGAATTAACCAGGGGATTTaactttaatttatttgatgattttttatGAACGATTCGaattattcttcttcttgattGTTGTATTTGCATTGGTGatcgttgttgtttctgTGAATCGGATGGATCGGAAGGAGAAGGAGATGAAGGAGATACTTTTTCTGTTATATTGGACATTAGACTGTTatctttatttattttaataTCTATTGATGTATCATGATCGTGTTTAGcatataaataatttcGGAGGGCCATTCTGGGAGGGAGGAAGCGAGGGAAATCTGTCGCGATATATACTAAGTCTGAGTCTGGGGTAAGGCGAGAAAGGAAATGCGCGTGGTCGAAACAaaccaatttatttaacTGTTGTCAGTTTCTGATTGGTTTATTTGAGGGAAGGTCAGGGTGTGTATTGACCGATATATGGagaaacaataataacaacaacaacaacaaggaaaagtattgataatttaaatttaactAATCAAACACGATCTATATGAAATGTTGCAGTAGTAATCAGATTAAAATGTGACTATCAAAGTCGACTCATGTAATTGAggaaaactttaaaaaaaatggaaaaagaaaaacaaagaaatttagtcatttatatatatatatatgtatatctTTCTGTCAAGTAATCTGACACCACGTCCAGAGATTTAATTTTACGACATTAGGTGATGAAAAGAGACAAATGGGATGAGTCGTTTATCAAATCCGCTTATCGTTTCTGTGACATGATTTCAACTCTGCTGGTGTCtaattcatcttttttttttcttcttcttttacaATTGCAATTCGATATCAAGATTgtcattatcaatatttaacaattctaattctaattcGAGAAGGTCTACGAcagatgatgataatagCGGTTGTACCCAAATCgtaagttttttttgtttcttttctagTTGTTATAATAACTTCAATagaatattattatactCCTCTTCAATGTGTTGAGTGTAGgtgttgtggtggtggtggtattattttttttttgcacccttttagtggtggtggtggcacATAGGAaggtgaaaaaaaaaaatgtaaagcaggttaaaaaaaaagagaaggaaaatcaaaaagtgGTGTgacttttaattttgtgtgtgtgcgTGTTTGTTTgctcaaaaaaaagaggcACAACCGaaatagattttttttttccctttgTTTGGCCGCCAATGGATTCAATAAAACCCATACACAAATTATTGGAAGGGGACTCttataataatgaaacaacaaagatTAATAATGGATTTGTAACGTTGTTGGTTTCACTATTGTAAGGAAGACCTTCAAaacaataccaaaaaaaaaattttaaatctCCTGTCCAACCACAATCCGTGgaattggttgatttttcaattttttttttttgttttcgacactgatgaagaagaaaggtGAACAATTGTTTGTGTTAACCCATAATGTTTTGGTGAGTTGCTTTTGATACAATTGTCTTTCTGTTCATTGGTGGGTTGTTGTTACTTGATTCTTGTATGTCGTTCCTTATTGTCTTAAACTACTCATTGTTTTCAACAGGCGTCACGCAAATTTTATAGCCAACCTAGCGGCACTCCTGGATTTGTAGATGcgatcattattattattatacacGTTAAACTAATAAGAATCAATCaagcaaataataaaagttgatgaattaCGAACTACTTACACACATAGCTACACGACATGGCTagtaccaccaccatcgGTCTATTTTGCCAATCTCGAATGATATGATTgttgtatatatatgatGATTTTTATGCAAAATCTAGTTTTTCCCTCCCCCGATTAAACCCCAGggtaaaaaatttgaaattgggACTATGACCTGATCATCATTACTCGCATCttattggtgttgttgtcCTGACACATACGATAACGCTAATTAATACcaaaaaatcaactaaCACGGGCGACATCATACATTATGTCTatctaaattgaaacatttaTTGGATCTTGATTTTTCGTATAATTTACacaaaataacaaaataaataatacatataaaaattataataaagttatgatgatgataaataaatgaataaatgaatagGTTCTTTAACCTAAGAAGTTAAGAAGACTTAAACCATTATATTTAGTAGTATCAATTATCTGGTAATATTTTGGTTATTGTGAGGAGTTAATTTCAATCCAATAATTACTATACCTAATGCAATAGTCAAGAACTTAAATTTTAATCCATCATCCACTAAATGTTGATCATCTCTTTTAgatctctttttcttggaTTTATTAACCGTCTTATCACCTCCAATAACCATATGTTTGATTTGACTGAAAACTCCCATCTGTTCTTCTTCACTACTgctaccactaccactagTGTTAGAGGTGgaattattttcttcttcgtcaGCATGTTCGTTTTCCTCTTCGCCTTCTTCAAGCACCCAATGTGAtgtattttcaaaatcactATCCAGATCATACTCATATAAAGCTTTAGTGTTATTAAACACTTGAGAtgcaaattttttaatcatTTTATCATTATGTGAAAGTGAATTCATATCGAGAAAATCGTGactatcatcatcaataataaaatcatcTTCATAATCATTATGACTATCATCATAATGATTGACATATGCCGGCTCACTATTAGGAGCAATAATGCCAATAT from Candida albicans SC5314 chromosome 5, complete sequence encodes the following:
- a CDS encoding uncharacterized protein (Has domain(s) with predicted DNA binding activity), coding for MSSKLPRATLAQKLQIIDYYHKSDRPQSETVDKFKNEVSISTSSFSEWLRNEPELRKRYNQADFKFSKNSKRKVKFKYGEINKAMDKLVTGMIERNDPITEPILRQHWAVYAHQFGVDDPKRLHSFSHGWLSQFKKRHGINKKSKNGSQRNTTNGAPRDDNVGASDSIDIQDNAEEENETNSYQPLDDPEVEVPAVENQNYDPKFSSISHEHNIRNPTENNNEPRTKKSRLNGRNNVSQLEANSNYDLLAQQRQHSQPPSLLPSPSPNSDHSHQSQQFMDHRRRKRRQSPQEQQQEQDQQEQPQQAPPPPSQQQQQTRLQDDQNSENAHRNNQEHYIQHGNSNVRNETQLLQEQQKQLQKSKQQPTGTDTVPRNQFRPQQGLSFSHSNSPIMGFGMDKHNSQLQTQYQKSHRHGVNQTNSISGDIQNPSPEQDFRNSLINNNGNNNTVNYSPNQLYKEQRQLLNDDYSSTITKSNDSRGSRAISTNDGTETEVSTNQALLTGRMPEEETKAASELNNIIHPITATDMERFIYMFADRFFHIHQHEYPQTVKVFQEFKSSFFNERIMNNRTPKQLQQQATISQHSQSQQSQLQQPQQLSPSMQPTQQIQQPMIYHHNSSRQQQQQHNRNAMSSQLPALVAATTSLVNNNTPNMSQKNANSTMVLNTHSNTHQRQQQQQQQQQQQHHEHQQPPTLPAPLQKIDNSKNQQLVMSPSPMDTLVQLQLRQQGTQSSLQQQQQQQQQQQQQISNFDDYLRSMNAQTLLNAQSNSTRNNGLNEVNLDRNQRMSKP
- a CDS encoding uncharacterized protein (Protein of unknown function; Spider biofilm repressed), whose product is MSSHIFKDIQDKENELKTSGIRRKGIISNENAGPLLSKDSNSRQVQQPQQTQQQQQQSKFTNKRIPLGGKNHNSNKLLLNRSQSSLNTKPTTQGITNVKPPSLPKSNSSLGFSVVSDQPTEQQKQLPQPFVVHNEQVLPVKRKLLQDTKDELSQNSKRVKLEKKESNANTFTDSLTKPTQNVLAHVDDLQTTISSKTDQLNSSNLTHNDINRNNVDPVKRNSRLKAIDDLVESHWQDPIETIPETVGAENNNGEQLEELDIKFFSTPNESFDIGDLDENHLANNEQKLSLELDFEDESNVGEIPIIEGIDEEIGLTSDDLDNLLG
- a CDS encoding uncharacterized protein (Protein of unknown function; transcript repressed upon yeast-hyphal switch; fluconazole-induced; Hap43-repressed; flow model biofilm induced); translation: MALRNYLYAKHDHDTSIDIKINKDNSLMSNITEKVSPSSPSPSDPSDSQKQQRSPMQIQQSRRRIIRIVHKKSSNKLKLNPSVNSIEKLTNNIENVHIEKKKKENCLNDCNLCDCKNETNDNEKDNPLIQVEVDNRVNSGGVGDGGHNEIVSNNEIDFTSSL
- a CDS encoding uncharacterized protein (Putative DnaJ-like chaperone; Hap43-repressed gene), producing MLETDLYDVLEIDRSATNAEIKKAYRKLALKYHPDKVAEEEREYSETKFKEISFAYEILIDDVKRDEYDRYGTTDGLNGMPDFEFAGNPFDQFYGAGAGAQFNEYGGDDFYNFFNNMNGGGGARHQTKTNRTEDAHIEVDLTLEDLYKGKVIKTTSTRNIICTQCKGSGVKSSSVVSKQCSTCKGEGQVRKIKRVGPGMVAQTYVDCSTCQGIGKIYRTKDKCKLCHGARVIEETKILEFEIPKGSPDHGLIYKNGESDQFPGKVTGDVILEYKCKPHKVFTRKDDDLYIKVKVPLVDSICGFSKLVAVHLDGRGIKITTPKGKVIRPGDYLKLPGEGMPKSTPKKSWFNSTDSSKGDLYLKVEIEFPRDNWYVEKNDLTKIRNILPTKLTQEEKEVDVPEASIELFTDFSIIDSNQLPKYNQDRKYEQQGYEQSCAQQ
- the COF1 gene encoding cofilin (Putative cofilin; macrophage-induced protein; protein present in exponential and stationary-phase yeast cells, but higher amounts in stationary phase), producing the protein MSRSGVTVADESLTAFNDLKLGRKYKFVIFTLNDEKTQIVVEQTSTEQEYDAFLEKLPENECRYAVYDFEYDIGGGEGKRSKIVFFTWSPDTAPVRAKMVYASSKDSLRRALNGVAADVQGTDFSEVAYDAVHEKVSRGTH